The genomic segment GCCCACGCACCTGAACTACACGCTGTTCCACCCGGTGGGCGTGTGCGCGCTGATCAGCCCCTGGAACGTGCCCTTCATGACCGCGACCTGGAAGGTCGCGCCCTGTCTCGCCTTTGGCAACACCGCCGTGCTGAAGATGAGCGAGTTGTCGCCTTTGACGGCTGCGCGCTTGGGTGAGCTGGCGCTGGAAGCGGGCGTGCCCGCGGGTGTGTTGAATCTGGTGCACGGTTACGGCAAGGAAGCGGGTGAGCCTTTGGTGGTGCACCGCGATGTGCGCGCCATCAGCTTCACCGGCTCCACCGTCACGGGCAACCGCATCGTGCAAAGCGCGGGCCTCAAGAAGTTCAGCATGGAGCTGGGTGGCAAGAGCCCGTTTGTGATTTTTGAAGACGCCGACCTGGACCGCGCGCTGGACGCCGCCATTTTCATGATCTTCAGCAACAACGGCGAGCGCTGCACCGCAGGCAGCCGCATCTTGGTGCAGCAAAGCATTTACGCCGACTTTGCCGCCAAGTTTGCTGAACGCGCTAAGCGCATCAGCGTGGGCGACCCGCTCGATGAAAAAACCATCGTCGGCCCGATGATCTCCAAAGCCCACCTGGCCAAGGTGCGCAGCTATATCGAACTCGGCCCCCAAGAAGGCGCGACGATGCTGTGTGGTGGCCTGGACCAACCCGGTTATGCCGCCGACCTGCCTGCACACGTGAAGAACGGCAACTTCGTCTGGCCCACCGTGTTTGCCGACGTCGACAACCGCATGCGCATCGCGCAAGAAGAAATCTTTGGCCCCGTGGCCTGCCTGATCCCCTTCAAGGACGAGCCCGATGCCATTGAAAAAGCCAACGACATCGACTATGGCCTCTCGAGCTACGTCTGGACCGAAAACCTGGGCCGCGCCCACCGCGTGGCCGCAGCGGTCGAGGCGGGCATGTGCTTCGTCAACAGCCAGAACGTGCGCGACCTGCGCCAACCCTTTGGCGGCACCAAGGCCAGCGGCACGGGCCGCGAAGGCGGCACCTGGAGCTATGAGGTCTTCTGTGAGCCCAAAAACGTGGCGGTGTCGATGGGCAGCCACCACATCCCGCATTGGGGAGTTTGACCATGGGTCAGTTAGCACTCGCCGCCAAAATCACCCACGTGCCCAGCATGTACCTGAGCGAAATGCCGGGGCCGCGCTTTGGCACGCGCCAAAGCGCCATCGACGGCCACAGGGAGATCAGTCGCCGCTGCCGCGCCCTGGGGGTGGACACGTTGGTGGTGTTTGACACGCACTGGTTGGTCAACGCCAATTACCACATCAATTGCGCGCCGCACTTCAAGGGCGAGTACACCAGCAACGAGTTGCCGCACTTCATCCACCACATGGCGTTTGAAGCGCCGGGCAACCCCGAGCTGGGGCATTTGCTGGCCCAAGTGGCCAACGAACACGGCGTGGAAACGCTGGCGCACGACAACACCACCTTGCAGCCCGAATACGGCACGCTGGTGCCGCTGCGTTACATGAACGAAGACCAGCACTTCAAGGTGGTCTCGGTCTCGGCCCTGTGCATGGTGCATTACCTGAACGACAGCGCCCGCCTGGGCTGGGCCATGCGCCAAGCGGTGGAAAAGCATTACGACGGCAAGGTGGCGTTTCTGGCCAGCGGCTCGCTCAGTCACCGCTTTGCCCAAAACGGCCTGGCGCCGGAGTTTGCGCACAAGATCTGGAGCCCGTTTTTGGAGCAGCTCGACAAGCAGGTTTTGCAGATGTGGGGCCAGCGCGAGTGGAAAGCCTTTTGCGAGATGCTGCCCGAATACGCCAGTAAAGGCCACGGCGAGGGTTTCATGCACGACACGGCCATGCTGATGGGCGCGCTCGGCTGGACGGGCTACGACGGCAGCGCCGACATCGTGACGCCGTATTTCGGAGCCAGCGGCACGGGCCAGCTCAATGCGGTCTTTGACGTCACGCCGCAATCGGGTGCGCACATTCCGCCAGCGCAGGCCAGCAGCGCGACGGGCTACACCGCCGTGAGCACGAGGCTTTGACCATGCCCCATCTCGTGATCCTCTACACCGGCCAATTGGATGCCGAAGTCCACATGACCACCTTGTGCCGACAGCTGGCCGACGCCATGCTCACCGTGCAAGACGAAGACGGCATGCCAGTCTTTCCTACGGGCGGCACCCGCGTGCTGGCTTACCCCGCACCGCATTACGCTGTGGCCGATGGCGGTACGGCGGGCTTGGCCGCGGGGCTGTATGACCAGAACCCCCATGGGGGCTCGGGCGACTATGCTTTTGTGTACCTGAACGTGCGCATGGGCCGTGGTCGCAGTGAGGCCACCCAGCAACGCGCCGGACACACCTTGCTCGAAGTGGCCAAGGCCTTCTTCGCGCCCATCATGGCCCAGCGCCACATCGGCATCACGCTCCAAATCGATGTCGGCCCCGAGGTGTTTGACGCCAAGCACAGCAACCTCCATCCCCTGTTCAACAAGGCCTGAGCCATGTCCGTGTTCACCGAAGACCAGATCCAGCAACTCGCCCTCGAGCTGAACCAGTCCGAAAAATCGCGCGTTCAGATCGAGCATTTTTCCAAGCGCTTTCCGGGCATGACGATCGAAGACGGCTACCGCATCAACCGCGCCTGGATGCAGATCAAGTTCGCCGAGGGGCGACGGATGATTGGCCACAAGATCGGGCTGACCAGCCGCGCCATGCAGGTCTCCAGCCAGATCGACGAGCCCGACTACGGCACGCTGCTCGACGACATGCGCTACGACTGCACGCCCGGTCAGGTGCTGGACATTCCACACGCGAATTTTATCGCGCCCCGTGTGGAAGTGGAGTTGGCCTTCATCCTCAAAAACGAATTGCGCGGCCCGGATGTGACCGTGGAGCAGGTGCTCGCAGCGACCGAGTACGTGACGCCCGCGATCGAGATCATCGACTCGCGCATCGAACAGTTCGACCGCCACACCAAGGCCATGCGCCGGGTGTTTGACACCATCAGTGACAACGCGGCCAACGCGGGCATTGTCTTGGGCGCCAAGCGCGTTGATCCACTCACCACCGACTTGCCCTGGTGCGGCGCGGTGCTGCGCCAAA from the Limnohabitans sp. 2KL-27 genome contains:
- the hpaE gene encoding 5-carboxymethyl-2-hydroxymuconate semialdehyde dehydrogenase; the encoded protein is MKIDHLINGIPVAGSDYFETVNPATQEVLAEVASGGEAEVHAAVAAAKAAFPKWANTPATERARVMRRLGDLITKHVPEIAETETRDCGQTISQTGKQLVPRAADNFHYFAEMCTRVDGHTYPTPTHLNYTLFHPVGVCALISPWNVPFMTATWKVAPCLAFGNTAVLKMSELSPLTAARLGELALEAGVPAGVLNLVHGYGKEAGEPLVVHRDVRAISFTGSTVTGNRIVQSAGLKKFSMELGGKSPFVIFEDADLDRALDAAIFMIFSNNGERCTAGSRILVQQSIYADFAAKFAERAKRISVGDPLDEKTIVGPMISKAHLAKVRSYIELGPQEGATMLCGGLDQPGYAADLPAHVKNGNFVWPTVFADVDNRMRIAQEEIFGPVACLIPFKDEPDAIEKANDIDYGLSSYVWTENLGRAHRVAAAVEAGMCFVNSQNVRDLRQPFGGTKASGTGREGGTWSYEVFCEPKNVAVSMGSHHIPHWGV
- the hpaD gene encoding 3,4-dihydroxyphenylacetate 2,3-dioxygenase, coding for MGQLALAAKITHVPSMYLSEMPGPRFGTRQSAIDGHREISRRCRALGVDTLVVFDTHWLVNANYHINCAPHFKGEYTSNELPHFIHHMAFEAPGNPELGHLLAQVANEHGVETLAHDNTTLQPEYGTLVPLRYMNEDQHFKVVSVSALCMVHYLNDSARLGWAMRQAVEKHYDGKVAFLASGSLSHRFAQNGLAPEFAHKIWSPFLEQLDKQVLQMWGQREWKAFCEMLPEYASKGHGEGFMHDTAMLMGALGWTGYDGSADIVTPYFGASGTGQLNAVFDVTPQSGAHIPPAQASSATGYTAVSTRL
- a CDS encoding 5-carboxymethyl-2-hydroxymuconate Delta-isomerase encodes the protein MPHLVILYTGQLDAEVHMTTLCRQLADAMLTVQDEDGMPVFPTGGTRVLAYPAPHYAVADGGTAGLAAGLYDQNPHGGSGDYAFVYLNVRMGRGRSEATQQRAGHTLLEVAKAFFAPIMAQRHIGITLQIDVGPEVFDAKHSNLHPLFNKA
- the hpaH gene encoding 2-oxo-hept-4-ene-1,7-dioate hydratase, translated to MSVFTEDQIQQLALELNQSEKSRVQIEHFSKRFPGMTIEDGYRINRAWMQIKFAEGRRMIGHKIGLTSRAMQVSSQIDEPDYGTLLDDMRYDCTPGQVLDIPHANFIAPRVEVELAFILKNELRGPDVTVEQVLAATEYVTPAIEIIDSRIEQFDRHTKAMRRVFDTISDNAANAGIVLGAKRVDPLTTDLPWCGAVLRQNGVVEETGLAAGVQGHPAVGIAWLANKLAPWGEHLQAGEIVLAGSFTKPAPAKVGDVFDVDYGPLGKLEFRFV